Below is a window of Halolamina sp. CBA1230 DNA.
AACCCAACTCACGAACGACCCCGAGGCGAAACACCTCTGGGGTGGCTGGGGGCCCGAGGGCGACCGCTTCGCGTTCGCCGCGAACCGCCGGCAGGGCGACACCTTCGACGTGTACATCCAGCACCGCGATACAGAATCCGCCGACCTCGTCTGGAAGGGCACGGGCGGGTTCGTCGGCGTCGCCGCGTGGCACCCCGCTGGCGACGCGCTGATCCTCCAAGAATCCAACTCCAGCGCGGACCAGGTGCTCTACTGGCTGGACATCGAGAGCGGCGACGCCGAGCGCCTGACCGACGCCGACGAGGAAGCGCGCTACCACCACGTCGCGTTCGGCCCCGACGGCGATCTGTACGCGATCACCGACTACGGCGCCGAGACCGCCTACGTCGGCCGACTGGAACTGTCCGACTCCGGCGGCGTCGAGACCGTCGAACGGGGCCACGACGAGTGGAACGTCGATACGCTCCAGATCGACAGCGACAGCGGCCGCGTGGCGTACACCCTCAACGTCGACGGTTACTCGGAAACGTACCTCGGCGCGCTCTCGTCGGACGGGAGCGAGATCGTCGACACCGCCGAACCGGACCTCCCGGAGGGTGTCGTCGCCGGCGTGGAACTCGCTCCCGACGGCGAGCGTGCGGCGATCGAGTTCAGTGCCGACGACCACCCGTACTCCGTCTACGCTGCCGATACCGAATCCGCCGACACCGAGCGCTGGACCACCCCCGGAACGCTCGGGATTCCGGAGGAGCAGTTCCTGCGTTCCGAGACCGTCCGCTACGAGACGTTCGACGGGCGGGAGATTCCCGCCTACTGGACGCTCCCCGAGAGCGTCGACGAAGACGGCGACGAGCAGGCCCCCGTCATCGTCGACATCCACGGCGGCCCGGAGCACCAGCGCCGGCCGTGGTTCTACCCGACGAAGCAGTACTTCCTGAACCGGGGGTACGCCGTGCTCGAACCGAACGTCCGCGGCTCCTCGGGCTACGGGAAGACGTACACCCACCTCGACGACCAGGAGAAGCGCCTCGACTCGGTAAAAGATGTCCGGTACGCGGTGAACTGGCTCGAACGCCAGCCCGCGGCGGACACCGACCGCCTGATCGCCTACGGGCGCTCCTACGGCGGGTTCATGGTGCTCGCCGCGATCACGCAGTACCCCGATCTCTGGGCCGCGGCGGTGGATTTCGTCGGCATCGCGGACTTCCAGACGTTCCTCGAAAATACGGGCGAGTGGCGCCGCGAGCACCGCGCCGCGGAGTACGGCAGCCTCGACGACCCCGAACTGCTCGAACGGATCTCGCCGATCCACGACGTGGACGAGATCCAGTGCCCGCTGTTCATCCAGCACGGCGCGAACGACCCGCGCGTTCCCGTGAGCGAGGCCGAGCAGATCGCCGAGGCCGTCGAGGAGCGCGGGATTCCCGTCGAGACCTGCATCTTCGAGGACGAGGGCCACCACACCACCGACCGCGAGAACCTGATCGAGGAGTTCGAGCGGATCGCGGCGTTCCTCGAGCACGTCTGAGACGGGGCGATCGGCCCGCCAGCCTCGCGTCTCAGCCGCTGGGCGTCTCGGTCGGCGTCGCAGTCCCGCCCGAGCGGATCGGGCTGCCGTCGGGGCCGAGCACCCACCAGACGTCGTTGGCGCCCTGTCCGTTCGCGTCGCCCGGCTCCTCGTCGGTCGCGAAGGTGTAGAGCGGCCAGCCGTTCGCGGCCACCTGCGTCTCGCCGTCCTCGCGCTCGAACGTCGAGAGTTCGGCCGTCACGTCGTCGCTCGCTTCGGGGTCGCCGTCGACCGTGAGCGGCGGCCAGTTCCCCGCACAGCCGCCGGTGCAGCTACTCTCCCCGGCTCCCTGGGCGTCCTGATCGAACATGTAGAGGGTCATCCCCTCGGAGTCGACCAGCAGTTCACCGAGGTCCGGGTGGGTGCTGACCTGCACCGTCGCGCCCGTCGTCCCATCGGTCGTCGTCTCCGTGTCCGTCCCGTCGGTCTCCGTTTCCGTCCCGTCGGTCTGCGTCCCCGTTTCTGTCTCTGTCGCCGTCCCCTCGGGCGTGTCGGTCCCGCCCATATCCGGGGTGTCCGTGCCATCTCCCGGCTCCGTCTCGGTCGTCCCGTCGCCGCCACAGCCGGCGGTCAGTACGGTTCCTGCAACGGCCGTCTTGATCAGTGTCCGTCTGGATACGTTCATGAGCATCCGTACTGTCGCACGGGACGAATATGGTGATTTCCCGAACTTATCGGCGTGCTGGTTCATAGATCACTGTCGAACGCCGATCAGATCGCCGCCGAGTACGGACACGATAGCGTCGACGGGAGGAGCGCCCCGACTGGGTAGAACGACGTCACGGCTGGAACGTCGCGGCGTCGCGCTACCGCTCAGTAGCGCCCCTCGGTTTCGGTCCCCGTCCCGTCGCCGGACGAGCGAACCACCGAACCGTCTGGTCGGAGCACCCACCAGACGTCGTTGACGCCCTGGCCGGCCGCGTCGCCCGGCTCCTCGTCGGGCGTGAAGTAGTAGAGCGGCCAGCCGTCCGCGGCCACCTGTGTCGAGCCGTCCTCGCGCTCGAACGTCGATAGCTCGGCCGAGACGCCGCTGCCGGCCGAAGCCTCGCCGTCGACCGTGAGCGGCGGCCAGTTGTCGACACAGCTCCCGGAGCAGCTGCTCGCGCCCTCGCCCTGGGTGTCCTGGTCGAACATGTAGAGGGTCATCCCCTCCGAGTCGACCAGCACGTCACCGAGGTCGGGGTGGCTGCGGACCTGTACCGTGGCCGTCGACCCCCCTCCGGTCGGCGTGTCGGTCGAACCGTCTGTCGGACTGTCGGTCGGCGTCTCCGTCGCCATTCGTTCCCCGTCGTTCGGGGAGTCACCAGTACAGCCGGCAACGAACGCGGTGCCGGCGACTGCGGTTCCGAGGAACCTCCGTCTGGATAGGTCCATGTTACACGATAGCACTGGGGAGCGTATGGCCGTTTTCCGAACTGACTCCAAAATTCGTCCGAAAACGGGGGAGTCGACCGGGGCTCCGGATCAGGTCCAGGTGAGTCGCGCGAGCACCACTAGCGCGACCAGTTCCAGCCCGCAGAGCAGCGTCATCCCGATCTGGACGTCCGTGGTGGTGGCGAGGAACCAGCCGACGAAGCCGTCGTGGAACACGTAGAGCCCGACCCAGAGGGCGTTCTCGAGCAGGAGGAAGCCAGCGAAGACAAGCAGGCCGAGCGTGTGGCTGGCGCCGTGGCTGCGGTAGTTCCGGAGCCAGACGCTCCCCAGCCCCAGCAGGAGGACGATGTTCACGCCCGCGAGGATGCGGGCGACGTCGAGCCATCGGCTCATGCGTGCCTCCATGGGCGTTCCACCGACATACGTGTGTTCCAAAGTTCGTCCATAATCAAGGCTCCTCCGTGCCCGCGTCGTCGGTCTCAGCGCCCGACTCATCGTCTTCGGTCCCCGTATCGGCGTTCTCCGCCCCCAACTCCGGGCCGTCCGGGTCGACCGTGTCGAGGATCTCCTCGACGGTGTGCCAGTTCGACCTGACCTGTTCGGTGAACAGGTAGACGGCGGCGTACTCGTCGCCGCTCTTGCGCACCACGTTGTTCTCTAACAGCACGTCGAGATGGTGGCGAACGGTCGTGTAGTCGAGATCGAGCGTCTCCGCGAGCTGATTGGCGTTCCGCGGCCGCTCGTCGATAGCCCGCAGGATGCGGACCCGCGTCGGGCCGCCCCGGGAGCTCGCGAGCACGTACCACAGGACGCCCTCCATCGCTCAGGGGTTTCCCGCGTTGG
It encodes the following:
- a CDS encoding S9 family peptidase, coding for MTYDIARYLGIDSTDTPTFTVNDTLAYLADTTGTPQVYRLDEPATYPERLTAHDERVSFVDASPTRDELVFGMDEGSNERDQLYRYDLETGEETQLTNDPEAKHLWGGWGPEGDRFAFAANRRQGDTFDVYIQHRDTESADLVWKGTGGFVGVAAWHPAGDALILQESNSSADQVLYWLDIESGDAERLTDADEEARYHHVAFGPDGDLYAITDYGAETAYVGRLELSDSGGVETVERGHDEWNVDTLQIDSDSGRVAYTLNVDGYSETYLGALSSDGSEIVDTAEPDLPEGVVAGVELAPDGERAAIEFSADDHPYSVYAADTESADTERWTTPGTLGIPEEQFLRSETVRYETFDGREIPAYWTLPESVDEDGDEQAPVIVDIHGGPEHQRRPWFYPTKQYFLNRGYAVLEPNVRGSSGYGKTYTHLDDQEKRLDSVKDVRYAVNWLERQPAADTDRLIAYGRSYGGFMVLAAITQYPDLWAAAVDFVGIADFQTFLENTGEWRREHRAAEYGSLDDPELLERISPIHDVDEIQCPLFIQHGANDPRVPVSEAEQIAEAVEERGIPVETCIFEDEGHHTTDRENLIEEFERIAAFLEHV